The Microbacterium foliorum genome has a window encoding:
- a CDS encoding aldehyde dehydrogenase (NADP(+)), with protein MTLHATSDDRVDQIIERAGRASEQWKRVSIADRAQALDAVADALDQHADELIPLAQRETHLAEARLRGELRRTSFQLRMFAEMLPEGLWLDARIDHADAEWPMGAPRPDLRRQLEPIGTTLVFAASNFPFAFSVAGGDTASALAAGNAVVLKAHPGHPELSDATTDVVVAALAAAGAPEGLFQTIHGTEAGVHALRAPGVKAAAFTGSVRGGRALFDIAASRPEPIPFYGELGSTNPAFVTKRAAERDAAGIARDFVASVTGSAGQLCTKPGVLFAPAGSAIVAELEAQQLPAATPLLNGGIESGFRDSVASTRAVDGVRTLAAAPDDASDAQAPSAVLFTASSETLRADMDTLMSEMFGPAALVVTYDDESELLEFADLLEGQLTATIIGEDDDEIAVDLLPKLSERAGRVLWNQWPTGVSVTWAQQHGGPYPATTAVGTTSVGMAAITRFLRPVAYQNVPEGLLPDALKESNPLGIVRRVDGILILP; from the coding sequence ATGACCTTGCACGCCACATCCGACGACCGCGTCGACCAGATCATCGAGCGCGCGGGCCGCGCGTCCGAACAGTGGAAGCGCGTCAGCATCGCCGATCGGGCGCAGGCGCTCGACGCCGTGGCGGATGCTCTCGACCAGCACGCCGACGAGCTGATCCCGCTCGCGCAGCGCGAGACCCACCTCGCCGAGGCGCGCCTGCGGGGCGAGCTGCGTCGCACCAGCTTCCAGCTGCGCATGTTCGCCGAGATGCTGCCCGAGGGGCTCTGGCTCGACGCGCGCATCGACCACGCCGACGCCGAATGGCCGATGGGTGCCCCGCGTCCCGACCTGCGTCGTCAGCTCGAGCCCATCGGCACGACGCTCGTGTTCGCGGCGAGCAACTTCCCCTTCGCGTTCTCCGTGGCCGGAGGTGACACCGCGAGTGCGCTCGCCGCAGGCAACGCCGTGGTGCTCAAAGCCCACCCCGGGCACCCCGAGCTCTCCGACGCGACCACCGATGTCGTGGTGGCGGCTCTCGCCGCTGCGGGTGCGCCCGAGGGCCTCTTCCAGACGATCCACGGCACCGAGGCGGGTGTGCATGCGCTGCGCGCGCCCGGGGTCAAGGCCGCCGCCTTCACCGGATCGGTCAGGGGAGGACGCGCGCTCTTCGACATCGCCGCATCGCGCCCCGAGCCCATTCCGTTCTACGGCGAGCTCGGCAGCACGAACCCCGCGTTCGTCACGAAGCGCGCGGCTGAGCGCGATGCCGCCGGGATCGCCCGCGACTTCGTCGCCTCGGTCACCGGCAGCGCCGGACAGCTGTGCACCAAGCCGGGAGTGCTCTTCGCGCCCGCGGGGTCGGCGATCGTCGCAGAGCTCGAGGCGCAGCAGCTGCCCGCGGCGACCCCGTTGCTGAACGGCGGCATCGAGAGCGGCTTCCGTGACTCGGTCGCCTCGACCCGCGCCGTCGACGGTGTGCGCACGCTCGCGGCAGCGCCGGACGATGCGTCGGACGCGCAGGCGCCGTCGGCCGTGCTGTTCACCGCGTCGAGCGAGACGCTGCGTGCCGACATGGACACCCTGATGAGCGAGATGTTCGGACCCGCGGCGCTCGTCGTGACGTACGACGACGAGAGCGAGCTGCTCGAGTTCGCCGATCTGCTCGAGGGGCAGCTGACGGCCACGATCATCGGAGAGGATGACGACGAGATCGCCGTCGACCTGCTCCCCAAGCTGTCGGAGCGGGCCGGGCGTGTGCTCTGGAACCAGTGGCCGACCGGTGTCTCGGTGACCTGGGCGCAGCAGCACGGCGGACCGTACCCCGCCACGACAGCGGTCGGCACGACATCGGTGGGCATGGCCGCGATCACGCGCTTCCTGCGTCCCGTCGCCTACCAGAACGTGCCCGAGGGGCTGCTGCCGGATGCGCTCAAAGAGAGCAATCCCCTCGGCATCGTGCGGCGCGTCGACGGCATCCTGATCCTGCCCTGA
- a CDS encoding glycoside hydrolase family 127 protein yields the protein MPDIRIPSPAPVGLTTHGVRRPLLVSPVIEQGLLHDWHARNRQVTLPHGIAMLEEYGTLDNVRRLTGESDAEFRGMLFADSDIYKTLEAAAWELGREDDDGIRAFFDRTVALIERAQQDDGYLDSAYLGRDDRQPWTDFAQGHELYCLGHLIQAAVGAHRALGDDRLLRVAERFTDHVVARMGGDDAVEYCGHPLIEAALVELYRTTGSTAALDLAASFIRRRGSGFLGGVMFGAPYYQDEQPALQATRMRGHAVRALYLNQGITDLYLETGETEMLDAMRTQWDDMVSRRSYITGGTGARHEDEAFGDAFELPPDRAYAETCAGVALFGWAWRMYLATGDASCMDVAETALYNVVAAGISTRGDSFTYVNPLQVRDEHLYGGDAPAGRRRWFSCACCPPNLMRTFATLESHLGAERPDGLDIVLYASATLHAYGATVIIDTAYPADGHVRISVDGDAAEGCRRLALRAPGWVAGRPLTLRRGGAAVGAVGAVGAVDAVDAVDAVGAGDAVDAVDAVVEDGWIVVEDALVDGTVLELVLPVEIDVIHPHPRIDAVRGTVAVRRGPVVYCAVGDVDGLVVDVEDLAARAGEAAGAGARAGAGAGAGTGAVTGDGAGAGAGAGAGAGAGAGAGEGEVESPGWLGPRLTIDAHRMSSEPRPLYTRGGGEPASAPSSVELRPFAEYDGGVSMRVWMPTSTT from the coding sequence ATGCCAGACATCCGCATCCCCTCTCCCGCCCCGGTCGGACTCACGACCCATGGCGTGCGCCGCCCGTTGCTGGTCTCGCCGGTCATCGAGCAGGGGCTCCTGCACGACTGGCATGCGCGCAACCGGCAGGTCACGCTGCCGCATGGGATCGCGATGCTCGAGGAGTACGGCACCCTCGACAACGTGCGACGCCTCACCGGCGAGTCGGATGCCGAGTTCCGCGGAATGCTCTTCGCCGACTCCGACATCTACAAGACGCTCGAGGCGGCGGCCTGGGAACTCGGTCGCGAAGACGATGACGGCATCCGCGCATTCTTCGACCGGACCGTCGCGCTCATCGAGCGGGCGCAGCAGGACGACGGGTACCTCGACTCCGCATATCTCGGTCGTGACGACCGACAGCCCTGGACGGACTTCGCCCAGGGACACGAGCTGTACTGCCTCGGCCACCTGATCCAGGCGGCGGTCGGGGCGCATCGGGCGCTCGGCGACGACCGCCTGCTGCGCGTCGCCGAGCGATTCACCGACCACGTCGTGGCCCGCATGGGCGGCGACGATGCGGTGGAGTACTGCGGACATCCGCTGATCGAGGCGGCGCTGGTCGAGCTGTACCGCACCACGGGCTCCACGGCGGCGCTCGACCTGGCCGCCTCCTTCATCCGCCGACGCGGTTCCGGGTTCCTCGGCGGGGTGATGTTCGGCGCCCCCTACTATCAGGACGAGCAGCCGGCCCTGCAGGCCACCAGGATGCGGGGGCACGCGGTGCGCGCGCTCTACCTGAACCAGGGCATCACCGACCTGTACCTCGAGACCGGCGAGACGGAGATGCTCGACGCGATGCGCACCCAGTGGGATGACATGGTCTCACGCCGCTCGTACATCACCGGCGGCACCGGCGCCCGGCACGAGGACGAGGCGTTCGGCGACGCCTTCGAGCTGCCGCCCGACCGCGCGTACGCCGAGACCTGCGCCGGGGTGGCTCTCTTCGGATGGGCCTGGCGCATGTACCTGGCGACCGGAGATGCCTCCTGCATGGATGTCGCCGAGACCGCCCTCTACAACGTCGTCGCCGCGGGCATCTCGACCCGCGGCGACTCGTTCACCTACGTCAATCCGCTGCAGGTGCGCGACGAGCATCTGTACGGCGGCGATGCCCCGGCCGGCCGACGCCGGTGGTTCAGCTGCGCCTGCTGCCCGCCCAACCTCATGCGCACGTTCGCGACGCTCGAGAGTCACCTCGGCGCCGAGCGTCCCGACGGGCTGGACATCGTGCTCTATGCGTCGGCTACCCTGCACGCGTACGGCGCGACGGTGATCATCGACACCGCGTACCCCGCCGACGGCCACGTGCGCATCAGCGTCGACGGAGATGCCGCCGAGGGATGCCGTCGACTGGCCCTGCGCGCACCGGGCTGGGTGGCCGGGCGCCCGCTGACCCTGCGCCGCGGCGGCGCAGCGGTCGGGGCGGTCGGTGCGGTCGGTGCAGTCGATGCGGTCGATGCGGTCGATGCGGTCGGTGCGGGCGATGCAGTCGATGCAGTCGATGCGGTCGTCGAAGACGGGTGGATCGTCGTCGAGGACGCGCTCGTCGATGGAACCGTGCTCGAGCTGGTGCTGCCGGTCGAGATCGACGTCATCCATCCGCATCCGCGCATCGACGCCGTGCGCGGAACCGTGGCCGTGCGCCGAGGGCCGGTCGTCTACTGCGCAGTCGGTGACGTCGACGGCCTGGTCGTCGACGTCGAGGACCTCGCGGCACGGGCTGGTGAGGCTGCCGGTGCAGGTGCACGTGCGGGTGCCGGTGCGGGTGCCGGTACAGGTGCAGTGACTGGTGACGGTGCAGGTGCAGGTGCAGGTGCAGGTGCAGGTGCAGGTGCAGGTGCAGGTGCAGGTGAGGGTGAGGTCGAATCACCGGGCTGGCTCGGCCCTCGCCTGACGATCGACGCCCACCGGATGTCGTCAGAACCGCGGCCGCTGTACACCCGCGGGGGTGGCGAGCCGGCATCCGCACCGAGCAGCGTCGAGCTGCGTCCGTTCGCCGAGTACGACGGCGGCGTCTCGATGCGGGTCTGGATGCCGACCTCGACGACCTGA
- a CDS encoding SulP family inorganic anion transporter, with protein sequence MSALTVDDRARYRAKPSVLDALKNPRMLTREVLAGLVVGLALIPEAIAFSVIAGVDPKVGLFSSFIMAVSIAFLGGRPAMVTAATGAVALVIAPVAPTYGMDYFIATVILAGVFQVILGVLGVAKLMRFIPRSVMVGFVNALAIFVFSSQFPQLIDVPWLVYPLVALGILVMIVMPRITRIVPAPLVSVIIVTGVVLTMGLTVPTVGDQGELPRSLPSLFLPDIPFTWETFTIIAPFALGVALVGLMESLLTAKLVDEITDTHSNKTRESWAQGVANMLSGFFGGMGGCAVIGQTMIGVKASGARTRISTFCAGIFLFLLVVVFGDFVGTIPMAALVAVMIMVAIGAFDWHSVTPSTLKRMPKSETFVMVATVVLVLLTHNLAIGVVGGVLVASVLFVRRVAHFVSVARTVAGDTVTYTVTGELFFASSNDLTTLFSYPSDPHSVVVDLSGSHIWDASTVAALDAIETKYAALGKTVEIVGMNESSQRMRGRLSGGFE encoded by the coding sequence ATGTCTGCACTCACGGTCGATGATCGCGCCCGCTATCGGGCCAAGCCCTCCGTCCTCGACGCGCTGAAGAACCCGCGGATGCTGACGCGCGAGGTGCTGGCCGGTCTCGTCGTGGGACTCGCCCTGATCCCCGAGGCGATCGCGTTCTCGGTGATCGCGGGCGTCGACCCGAAGGTCGGCCTGTTCTCGTCGTTCATCATGGCCGTGTCGATCGCGTTCCTCGGCGGGCGCCCGGCGATGGTGACCGCCGCGACCGGAGCCGTCGCTCTCGTGATCGCCCCCGTCGCGCCGACGTACGGGATGGACTACTTCATCGCGACGGTGATCCTGGCGGGCGTCTTCCAGGTGATCCTCGGTGTGCTGGGGGTCGCGAAGCTCATGCGGTTCATCCCCCGCAGCGTCATGGTCGGCTTCGTGAACGCGCTCGCGATCTTCGTGTTCAGCTCACAGTTCCCGCAGCTGATCGACGTGCCGTGGCTGGTGTACCCCTTGGTCGCGCTGGGAATCCTGGTCATGATCGTGATGCCGAGGATCACCAGGATCGTGCCGGCGCCGCTCGTGTCGGTGATCATCGTGACCGGCGTGGTGCTGACGATGGGACTCACGGTGCCGACCGTCGGCGATCAGGGCGAGCTCCCCCGCAGCCTGCCGTCACTGTTCCTGCCCGACATCCCGTTCACCTGGGAGACGTTCACGATCATCGCGCCGTTCGCGCTCGGGGTCGCGCTGGTCGGGCTCATGGAGTCGCTGCTCACCGCCAAGCTCGTCGACGAGATCACCGACACGCACTCGAACAAGACCCGCGAGTCGTGGGCGCAGGGCGTCGCGAACATGCTGTCGGGGTTCTTCGGCGGCATGGGCGGATGCGCGGTGATCGGTCAGACGATGATCGGCGTGAAGGCATCCGGCGCCCGCACGCGCATCTCGACGTTCTGTGCCGGGATCTTCCTGTTCCTGCTGGTGGTCGTGTTCGGCGACTTCGTCGGCACGATCCCGATGGCGGCCCTCGTCGCCGTGATGATCATGGTGGCGATCGGAGCGTTCGACTGGCACAGCGTCACGCCGTCGACCCTGAAGCGGATGCCGAAGAGCGAGACGTTCGTGATGGTGGCGACCGTCGTGCTCGTGCTGCTGACGCACAACCTCGCGATCGGCGTGGTGGGCGGCGTGCTGGTCGCCTCGGTGCTGTTCGTGCGCAGGGTCGCGCACTTCGTGTCGGTGGCGCGGACGGTCGCCGGCGACACGGTGACCTACACGGTGACCGGCGAGCTGTTCTTCGCCTCGAGCAACGACCTGACGACGCTGTTCTCGTACCCTTCCGACCCGCACTCTGTCGTTGTCGATCTGTCCGGATCGCACATCTGGGACGCGTCGACCGTCGCCGCCCTCGATGCGATCGAGACGAAGTACGCGGCCCTCGGCAAGACCGTCGAGATCGTCGGGATGAACGAGAGCAGTCAGCGGATGCGCGGACGGTTGAGCGGCGGGTTCGAGTAG
- a CDS encoding MFS transporter, producing the protein MRITTPAPAPSSSTSTSTSTSTSTSTSTSTSTSTSTSSTISRRSRRWFALSILALAQFLVVLDASIVNIALPVLGEQLAMGTAALAWVITAYVLAFGGLLLLGGRLADRYGHRRIFLIGTAGFVAASALAGLSLSSEMLLAARALQGVSAALLAPSALALLTQLFPDSRDRSKALGVWGGVAGIGSAAGVLLGGVLTATFGWQSVFFVNVPVGAIVLVAVPLLISRDTDSAAPRLDLWGAATITGALVAVVGALSAVEQVGILHPLPLALLLAALVLGAVFVAIERRAASPLVPLGVFRNRNLSIGNVVVLLVGAGMVALFFALSVYMQAALGYDALTAGLSQLPLAGALVVVAGIVPTLVQRLGLKATLIGSLLVLAAGLVWLSFAPADAGFVAQLLGPTLLIGVGLGGAFVTATQLSVDGVDGGEAGLAGGLVNTGQQIGGALGLAVLGTLAGLRTEALTAAGASAPEALTGGFAWLFLGAATVTAVGAVVAGFARTE; encoded by the coding sequence ATGAGAATCACCACCCCCGCCCCCGCACCGAGCAGCAGCACCAGCACCAGCACCAGCACCAGCACCAGCACCAGCACCAGCACCAGCACCAGCACCAGCACCAGCACCAGCAGCACCATCAGCAGACGCAGCAGACGCTGGTTCGCCCTCAGCATCCTCGCGCTGGCGCAGTTCCTCGTGGTGCTCGACGCCTCGATCGTCAACATCGCGCTGCCGGTGCTCGGCGAGCAGCTCGCCATGGGCACCGCCGCGCTCGCCTGGGTGATCACCGCGTACGTCCTCGCATTCGGCGGCCTTCTGCTGCTCGGCGGCCGACTCGCCGACCGCTACGGCCACCGCCGGATCTTCCTCATCGGCACGGCGGGATTCGTCGCCGCCTCCGCGCTGGCCGGCCTGTCGCTCTCGAGCGAGATGCTGCTCGCCGCACGCGCCCTGCAAGGGGTGTCGGCGGCACTGCTCGCACCGTCGGCGCTGGCCCTGCTGACCCAGCTGTTCCCCGATTCCCGCGACCGCTCGAAGGCGCTGGGCGTGTGGGGCGGCGTCGCCGGCATCGGATCGGCCGCGGGCGTGCTGCTGGGCGGCGTGCTCACCGCCACCTTCGGGTGGCAGTCGGTGTTCTTCGTGAACGTGCCGGTCGGCGCGATCGTGCTCGTCGCCGTTCCGCTGCTGATCTCCCGCGACACGGACTCTGCGGCGCCGAGACTCGACCTCTGGGGTGCGGCCACCATCACCGGCGCCCTCGTCGCGGTGGTCGGTGCGCTCAGCGCGGTCGAGCAGGTCGGCATCCTGCATCCGCTCCCCCTCGCGCTGCTCCTGGCCGCACTGGTGCTCGGCGCGGTGTTCGTCGCGATCGAGCGACGCGCCGCGTCGCCACTGGTGCCCCTGGGCGTGTTCCGCAATCGCAACCTCTCGATCGGCAACGTCGTCGTGCTGCTCGTCGGTGCCGGGATGGTCGCGCTGTTCTTCGCCCTCTCGGTCTACATGCAGGCCGCACTCGGATACGACGCACTGACCGCAGGACTCTCGCAGCTGCCGCTCGCCGGAGCGCTCGTCGTGGTCGCCGGCATCGTCCCGACTCTCGTGCAGCGCCTCGGGCTGAAGGCGACGCTCATCGGGTCGCTGCTCGTCTTGGCCGCAGGCCTCGTGTGGCTGTCGTTCGCGCCCGCGGATGCCGGGTTCGTCGCGCAGCTGCTCGGCCCCACCCTGCTCATCGGCGTGGGCCTCGGCGGCGCGTTCGTCACGGCGACGCAGCTGTCGGTCGACGGGGTCGACGGCGGAGAGGCCGGACTCGCCGGCGGTCTCGTGAACACCGGTCAGCAGATCGGCGGCGCTCTCGGACTCGCGGTGCTCGGCACCCTCGCCGGACTGCGGACCGAGGCCTTGACCGCGGCCGGAGCCTCCGCACCTGAGGCTCTGACCGGCGGCTTCGCCTGGCTGTTCCTCGGCGCCGCAACCGTCACGGCGGTCGGCGCCGTCGTCGCGGGATTCGCACGCACGGAGTGA
- a CDS encoding TetR/AcrR family transcriptional regulator — protein sequence MTPRSPILSTADIRRPLVAAAALVEFARGGYFRTTVADVAREAKISPAYVFKLYPRKEQLFVAALETCFERIIDALEAGADAAGSPRPDDLLDAMGEAYADLIRDRSLLMLQVHAQSAAETPEIGDALRAGLAKVTEFVRHRSAGSDDAVQRFIAYGQLCHLIVTARVDESSAPWAKIVAHGIRHPE from the coding sequence ATGACCCCGCGCAGCCCGATCCTCTCGACGGCCGACATCCGACGCCCGCTGGTCGCGGCGGCGGCGCTGGTCGAGTTCGCCCGCGGTGGGTACTTCCGCACCACCGTGGCAGACGTGGCCCGCGAGGCGAAGATCTCTCCGGCGTACGTGTTCAAGCTCTACCCGCGCAAGGAGCAGCTGTTCGTCGCGGCGCTCGAGACCTGCTTCGAGCGGATCATCGACGCCCTCGAGGCGGGTGCCGATGCCGCCGGATCCCCCCGCCCCGACGACCTGCTCGACGCGATGGGCGAGGCGTATGCCGACCTCATCCGCGATCGGTCGCTGCTCATGCTCCAGGTGCACGCGCAGTCCGCCGCAGAGACCCCCGAGATCGGCGACGCACTCCGCGCCGGGCTCGCGAAGGTGACGGAGTTCGTGCGACACCGGTCGGCGGGAAGCGACGACGCCGTGCAGCGCTTCATCGCCTACGGGCAGCTCTGCCACCTGATCGTCACCGCGCGGGTCGACGAGAGCAGCGCGCCGTGGGCGAAGATCGTCGCGCACGGCATCCGTCACCCCGAGTGA
- a CDS encoding MFS transporter: MTTTSPTAAVEPAVSGIRRPRFGFVLAIVTQIAMMMGASAPSPFYPVLAAEIGFDAIVISAVFAVYAVALLLALLSAGSLSDHVGRRPVVIGGLLLLAASMVLFWHADTVATLVLARILQGGASGVLIAALSAAALDLAPGGRSRVAALWNALSPGIGLALGALLAGIALDLTGQPLLDVFAPLTLAYLVLAALFLLAPETAPLRPGAWGSLRFRLSVPVAIRADFWRGAPAVIAGWATGGLFLSLGANIVRAELGGEAHVWQGLAVAMLAGVGAITAFLLRTRSPRTSVVFGTAALATGTALSLVALSLASLPFYLAATAITGMGFGTAFSGVVASLAPRIPATDRADTFAVIYVLAYLAFGVPAVIAGMLVGLFGLGVVCVGYGIVVIALAVIALVLRLRQPE; the protein is encoded by the coding sequence ATGACCACCACGTCACCGACCGCCGCTGTCGAGCCGGCGGTCTCCGGCATCCGACGCCCCCGATTCGGCTTCGTCCTGGCGATCGTGACCCAGATCGCGATGATGATGGGGGCGAGCGCACCCTCGCCGTTCTATCCGGTGCTCGCGGCCGAGATCGGGTTCGACGCGATCGTCATCAGCGCCGTCTTCGCCGTGTACGCGGTCGCGCTGCTGCTCGCGCTGCTCTCAGCGGGCTCGCTGTCGGACCACGTCGGGCGGCGCCCCGTCGTGATCGGCGGTCTGCTGCTGCTCGCCGCCAGCATGGTCCTCTTCTGGCACGCCGATACGGTCGCCACCCTCGTACTCGCGCGCATCCTGCAGGGGGGCGCCAGCGGTGTGCTCATCGCCGCCCTCTCTGCCGCCGCCCTCGATCTCGCCCCCGGTGGGCGCTCTCGGGTCGCCGCCCTCTGGAACGCCCTCAGCCCCGGCATCGGACTCGCCCTCGGCGCGCTGCTCGCCGGCATCGCCCTCGATCTGACCGGGCAGCCGCTGCTCGACGTGTTCGCTCCGCTGACCCTGGCCTATCTCGTACTCGCGGCACTGTTCCTGCTCGCCCCCGAGACCGCACCGCTGCGTCCCGGCGCCTGGGGGTCGCTGCGCTTCCGACTGTCGGTGCCCGTCGCAATCCGCGCGGACTTCTGGCGCGGAGCCCCCGCGGTCATCGCGGGGTGGGCGACGGGCGGACTCTTCCTCTCTCTCGGCGCGAACATCGTGCGCGCCGAGCTCGGCGGAGAGGCCCATGTGTGGCAGGGCCTCGCCGTCGCGATGCTCGCCGGCGTCGGCGCGATCACCGCGTTCCTCCTGCGCACGCGCTCCCCGCGCACCTCGGTCGTCTTCGGCACGGCCGCGCTCGCGACCGGCACCGCTCTGTCGCTCGTGGCGCTGAGCCTGGCATCGCTGCCTTTCTACCTCGCCGCCACCGCGATCACGGGCATGGGCTTCGGCACCGCGTTCTCTGGGGTCGTCGCCTCGTTGGCTCCCCGCATCCCTGCCACCGACCGCGCTGACACCTTCGCCGTGATCTACGTACTGGCGTATCTCGCCTTCGGCGTTCCCGCGGTCATCGCGGGGATGCTGGTCGGACTGTTCGGCCTCGGCGTCGTGTGCGTCGGCTACGGGATCGTCGTGATCGCACTCGCCGTCATCGCCCTGGTGCTGCGACTGCGCCAGCCGGAGTGA
- a CDS encoding ArsR/SmtB family transcription factor — protein MPGDLPHPDRSEIQLTDVLFALSDPERLAITRQLADGPLDMAACHATDPNLPKSTKSHFMKVLREAGVIRNEPHGRRRMLTLRRDDLEALFPGLLESVLRG, from the coding sequence ATGCCAGGCGACCTCCCGCATCCGGACCGCTCCGAGATTCAGCTCACGGACGTGCTCTTCGCCCTCAGCGACCCCGAGCGCCTGGCCATCACCCGACAGCTCGCCGACGGACCGCTCGACATGGCCGCCTGCCACGCCACCGATCCGAACCTCCCCAAGTCGACGAAGTCGCACTTCATGAAGGTTCTCCGCGAAGCGGGGGTGATCCGCAATGAGCCGCACGGTCGGCGGCGGATGCTGACGCTGCGACGCGACGACCTGGAGGCGCTGTTCCCCGGACTGTTGGAATCGGTGCTGCGGGGGTAG
- a CDS encoding HNH endonuclease signature motif containing protein — MSKLSALHQAMSRLDGLWADADDAADLSRDRLTAVHSATGELRRLLDAVHADVAAVISQESRSELGAGGLAKQQGFRSAETMIAATTGVSRVEATRLVAVGEATASRTDLRGSRLPARYPALGEALTAGRLGVQAAGLIVALLERCRISAGTDRIAEAERILTDKATGLSLDDVRRLVTRADAWLDPDGLEPKGEEMRRRRSLTMFERDGMLHLDARIDIETAAPIVAAIRGYVTAAFAARKDAPDANAPDADAPYVDRRTVPMLQIDALALFCAHVLGCEGESLPLAGATVVVRITLDDLQSGTGCATIDGLDQKVSVGAARRMAANGGVIPCVLGGGSEILDWGREKRLFTRAQRLALVERDGGCAMCGLPPQMTKAHHLRWWSRDHGPTDLSNGVLLCETCHHRIHDNGWEIRIDGEGVAGKVWFIPPEYVDPECRPRLGGRARFDMAA; from the coding sequence ATGTCGAAGTTGTCCGCTCTCCATCAGGCGATGTCCCGCCTCGATGGGCTGTGGGCTGACGCAGACGATGCCGCGGACCTGTCCCGCGACCGTCTGACCGCGGTGCATTCCGCGACAGGTGAGCTGAGGCGGCTTCTCGATGCCGTCCATGCGGACGTCGCTGCGGTCATCTCTCAGGAGTCGCGCAGTGAGCTGGGTGCCGGCGGGCTCGCGAAGCAGCAGGGATTCCGTTCCGCGGAGACGATGATCGCGGCGACGACGGGAGTGTCCCGCGTCGAAGCGACGCGTCTCGTCGCCGTCGGTGAGGCAACCGCCTCGCGCACCGATCTACGGGGCTCTCGGCTGCCGGCTCGATACCCCGCGCTCGGCGAGGCGCTCACGGCCGGTCGGCTGGGAGTGCAGGCGGCCGGGCTGATCGTCGCGCTGCTGGAGCGCTGTCGGATCTCGGCGGGAACCGACCGCATCGCCGAGGCCGAGCGGATTCTGACAGACAAGGCGACAGGGCTCTCGCTCGACGATGTCCGCAGGCTGGTCACTCGCGCCGATGCATGGCTGGACCCCGACGGACTGGAGCCGAAGGGCGAAGAGATGCGACGTCGTCGGTCGCTGACCATGTTCGAGAGAGACGGGATGCTGCATCTCGACGCCCGAATCGACATCGAGACCGCGGCGCCGATCGTCGCCGCGATTCGCGGGTACGTCACCGCGGCTTTCGCTGCCCGCAAGGATGCTCCCGACGCGAATGCTCCCGATGCCGATGCTCCCTATGTCGACCGCCGCACGGTGCCGATGCTCCAGATCGACGCTCTCGCACTCTTCTGTGCGCACGTACTCGGATGCGAGGGTGAGAGCTTGCCTCTCGCCGGCGCCACGGTGGTCGTGCGTATCACGCTCGACGATCTGCAGTCCGGCACGGGCTGCGCCACGATCGACGGTCTCGACCAGAAGGTCAGCGTCGGCGCGGCGCGGAGGATGGCCGCGAACGGCGGCGTGATCCCGTGCGTTCTCGGCGGCGGCAGCGAGATCCTGGACTGGGGACGAGAGAAGCGGCTCTTCACTCGAGCGCAACGCCTCGCGTTGGTCGAGAGGGACGGAGGGTGCGCGATGTGCGGGCTTCCTCCGCAGATGACCAAAGCGCATCACCTCCGATGGTGGAGCAGGGATCACGGTCCGACCGATCTGTCGAACGGAGTACTGCTCTGCGAGACGTGTCACCATCGGATCCACGACAACGGGTGGGAGATCCGTATCGATGGAGAGGGGGTCGCGGGCAAGGTGTGGTTCATTCCGCCCGAATACGTCGACCCGGAGTGCAGACCCCGGCTCGGGGGCCGCGCGCGATTCGATATGGCGGCATGA
- a CDS encoding SDR family NAD(P)-dependent oxidoreductase, with product MANALITGGSRGIGRAIAQVLARRGDHVVVHYGRDRAAAEETLSSLEGSGHAIVGGDLGTPAEAQRVVMEAIAALGSLDILVNNAAVAPSAANAHRADDVPYAQWQQAWSEMAAVNLFGASNVTLLVAQHLIERGSGGSIVNVGSRGASRGEADHPAYAATKAGLQAFGQSMALTLAPHGISVTSVAPGMVATERQSATLTGPEGDSIRSQSPFGRVGTPEEIADAVAYLTSPTAVWASGTVLDLNGASYFR from the coding sequence ATGGCGAATGCGCTGATCACCGGCGGCTCCCGCGGCATCGGGCGGGCGATCGCACAGGTGCTCGCGCGCCGCGGGGACCACGTGGTTGTGCACTACGGACGGGATCGCGCCGCCGCCGAAGAGACCCTGTCGTCGCTCGAGGGCTCGGGTCACGCCATCGTGGGCGGCGATCTCGGCACCCCGGCCGAGGCGCAGCGGGTGGTGATGGAGGCTATCGCGGCACTCGGCTCGCTCGACATCCTCGTGAACAACGCGGCCGTGGCCCCGAGTGCGGCGAACGCGCACCGCGCCGACGACGTGCCCTATGCGCAGTGGCAGCAGGCGTGGTCGGAGATGGCGGCCGTGAACCTGTTCGGCGCCTCGAATGTCACGCTGCTCGTCGCCCAGCATCTGATCGAGCGCGGAAGCGGCGGGTCGATCGTGAACGTCGGTTCGCGCGGTGCGTCTCGCGGCGAGGCCGATCATCCCGCGTACGCGGCGACCAAGGCGGGGCTGCAGGCTTTCGGCCAGTCGATGGCGCTCACGCTCGCACCGCACGGCATCTCGGTGACCTCGGTCGCCCCGGGCATGGTCGCGACCGAGCGCCAGTCGGCCACGCTGACGGGCCCGGAGGGCGACAGCATCCGCAGTCAGAGTCCGTTCGGGCGCGTCGGCACGCCCGAGGAGATCGCGGATGCGGTCGCCTATCTCACCTCGCCCACCGCGGTGTGGGCCTCGGGCACCGTGCTCGACCTCAACGGGGCGTCGTACTTCCGCTGA